A genomic window from Populus nigra chromosome 7, ddPopNigr1.1, whole genome shotgun sequence includes:
- the LOC133699396 gene encoding uncharacterized protein LOC133699396 — protein MVVSPICPKTRLHARSNSLPSRPHPIISEFDEHISRVRDSQATSTSFSSSIGHKLSILQDLYDSVDKFLQLPLTQQGLAGEHNQKCTDEILDGSLRLLDVCNSAKDALLQSKEYIRELQSVIRRRQGGHDREIRKYIASRKVVKKKIKKALKNLKGIENKCTFSSEDPEIVTRIGMLREVESISLAVFESLLSFISEPKSQAKKSGWSLVSKLIHHQRIACEEEETDVNEFAMADAALESLISCTTDKMMNVQKKLSNLELCIEDLENEIEGLYRRMIKTRASFLNIFI, from the coding sequence atggttgtCTCTCCAATCTGTCCCAAAACCCGCTTACATGCTCGATCCAACAGTCTACCCTCAAGACCACACCCAATCATTTCAGAATTTGATGAGCATATTAGCCGAGTAAGAGATTCACAGGCTACCTCTacatcattttcatcatcaatAGGCCACAAACTAAGTATCCTTCAGGATTTGTATGATTCTGTTGATAAATTCCTACAGCTGCCACTTACACAACAAGGATTAGCAGGAGAACACAATCAGAAATGTACTGATGAGATCCTAGATGGATCTCTCAGGCTCTTGGACGTGTGCAACTCTGCCAAAGATGCACTgttgcaatcaaaagaatacatCCGCGAGCTTCAATCGGTTATTCGCAGAAGACAAGGAGGTCATGATAGAGAGATCAGGAAATATATAGCATCTAGGAAAGtagtaaagaagaaaataaaaaaggcctTGAAGAACTTGAAGGGCATTGAAAACAAGTGCACCTTCTCTAGTGAAGACCCTGAGATTGTTACCAGGATTGGCATGTTAAGAGAGGTTGAGTCCATCAGTCTCGCCGTGTTCGAATCATTGCTGTCATTCATTTCTGAACCAAAGTCACAAGCAAAGAAAAGCGGGTGGTCATTGGTTTCCAAGTTGATACACCACCAAAGAATAGCATGCGAGGAAGAAGAAACAGATGTGAATGAATTTGCAATGGCTGATGCTGCATTGGAATCTCTTATCAGTTGCACAACAGATAAGATGATGAATGTGCAAAAGAAGCTAAGCAACTTGGAGTTGTGCATTGAAGatcttgaaaatgaaattgaaggCCTCTACAGGCGCATGATCAAAACTAGAGCCTCCTTTCTCAACATTTTCATTTAG